Proteins from a genomic interval of Sphingobacterium lactis:
- a CDS encoding pyridoxal phosphate-dependent aminotransferase gives MPSISQKGIDMPASPIRKLTPFADQAKKEGKKIYHLNIGQPDIETPEIMLNALKNIDFKVWAYTPSEGTLSYRTKLAEYYNKINYNITPNDILVTNGGSEAITIAMQACLNPGEEVIIPEPFYANYNGFACSADIVVKPIMSVIDNGFALPSIADFEKVITEKTKAIAICNPNNPTGYLYSREELEALKELCLKHDLYLFSDEAYREFCYDGREFISPMQLEGLEQHVVVFDTVSKRYSACGARIGCIITKNKELYQTSLKFAQARLSPSLEGQIAGEAAVDTPDSYFEAVSKEYTARRDTLVNGLNQIDGVFCPNPGGAFYVIAKLPIDNADKFCQWMLEKFSYNNETVMMAPATGFYSTPGAGSNEVRLAYVLNQDDLKNALVCLEKALQEYPGRTA, from the coding sequence ATGCCATCTATATCGCAAAAGGGCATCGATATGCCCGCATCACCTATCAGAAAACTAACACCTTTTGCGGATCAAGCTAAAAAGGAAGGTAAGAAAATCTATCACCTGAACATCGGTCAACCGGACATCGAAACTCCGGAGATCATGTTGAACGCGTTAAAGAACATCGATTTCAAGGTATGGGCTTATACGCCATCCGAAGGGACCCTTTCCTACAGAACCAAACTTGCAGAATACTACAATAAAATAAATTACAACATCACCCCGAATGATATCTTGGTGACCAATGGTGGATCAGAGGCGATCACGATTGCGATGCAAGCCTGCTTGAATCCTGGCGAGGAAGTCATCATCCCAGAGCCATTCTATGCGAACTACAATGGGTTTGCCTGCTCTGCAGATATCGTCGTGAAACCGATCATGTCCGTAATCGACAATGGTTTCGCGTTGCCATCCATCGCTGATTTCGAAAAGGTAATTACCGAAAAAACCAAAGCAATTGCTATCTGTAACCCGAACAACCCAACAGGCTACCTGTATTCACGTGAGGAATTGGAAGCATTGAAGGAATTGTGTTTGAAACATGACCTATACCTATTCTCAGATGAAGCATACCGCGAATTCTGTTATGATGGACGCGAGTTCATCTCCCCTATGCAATTGGAAGGATTGGAACAGCATGTCGTGGTATTCGACACCGTGTCCAAGCGTTATTCCGCATGTGGCGCGCGTATCGGGTGTATCATTACCAAAAACAAGGAACTCTATCAGACTTCGTTAAAGTTTGCACAAGCACGCCTTTCCCCATCTTTGGAAGGTCAGATTGCGGGTGAAGCTGCAGTCGATACGCCGGACAGCTATTTTGAAGCAGTATCCAAAGAATATACAGCAAGAAGAGATACCTTAGTGAACGGCCTTAACCAGATTGATGGTGTTTTCTGCCCGAACCCAGGAGGTGCTTTCTATGTCATCGCTAAATTGCCGATTGACAATGCAGATAAATTCTGCCAGTGGATGTTGGAGAAATTCAGTTACAACAACGAAACAGTCATGATGGCGCCAGCAACAGGATTCTATTCTACACCAGGCGCTGGATCCAATGAAGTTCGATTGGCCTATGTGCTCAATCAGGACGATTTGAAGAACGCATTGGTATGCCTGGAAAAAGCATTGCAGGAATATCCAGGTAGAACAGCTTAA
- a CDS encoding DUF1573 domain-containing protein — protein MKKITSICAVVIAFISLTAMGMLAAEFKFDKETHDFGKIPVNKPVSYEYKFSNSGDQPIIISDVQPTCGCSVAEFTKTPVKPGEAGTIKVTFNAAAKGPFTKSFIVKSNTKTPVKTLTIKGIVE, from the coding sequence ATGAAAAAAATTACGAGTATATGTGCAGTGGTGATTGCCTTTATCAGCTTAACAGCAATGGGTATGTTGGCAGCGGAATTTAAGTTTGACAAGGAAACGCATGACTTCGGTAAGATTCCGGTAAATAAACCAGTATCTTACGAATACAAGTTCAGCAACTCCGGCGATCAGCCGATCATCATTTCCGATGTACAGCCGACCTGCGGTTGTTCTGTAGCTGAATTCACCAAAACGCCAGTGAAACCTGGTGAAGCCGGTACGATCAAAGTAACCTTCAATGCGGCAGCTAAAGGCCCATTCACGAAGTCCTTTATCGTAAAGTCTAATACCAAAACACCGGTAAAAACATTGACTATCAAAGGAATTGTAGAATAA
- a CDS encoding KpsF/GutQ family sugar-phosphate isomerase, with protein sequence MKNNIDIKMLAQSTFELEAANVLALSEKIDEDFVQVIEQIVTLKGRVILTGIGKSAIIAQKIVATLNSTGTPAIFMHAADAIHGDLGIIQQDDLIIAISKSGNTPEIKVLVPYLKQTGNTLVAMVGNKSSFLAEQADYILDTSITREACPNNLAPTTSTTVQLAMGDAIAVCLQNLRQFTDQDFAKYHPGGALGKQLYLKVGDLSDHNGLPEVEQDADVRSVLISITTYRLGATVVTEQGKILGIITDGDIRRMLEKHTDVTGLTAKDIMSLNPKTIDKTELAASALHVMRQNSISQLVVTHDGVYAGIIHLQDILKEGII encoded by the coding sequence GTGAAAAACAACATCGATATCAAAATGTTGGCGCAGAGCACATTTGAATTGGAAGCAGCCAATGTTTTAGCCTTATCTGAGAAGATAGATGAGGATTTTGTACAGGTCATTGAACAGATCGTCACCTTGAAAGGTCGCGTTATTTTGACAGGGATCGGCAAGTCGGCCATCATTGCCCAGAAAATTGTTGCCACACTGAATTCTACGGGAACCCCAGCCATCTTTATGCACGCTGCAGATGCGATCCATGGTGACTTGGGCATTATCCAACAGGACGACCTCATCATTGCGATTTCCAAAAGTGGCAATACCCCAGAGATCAAAGTATTGGTCCCTTATTTAAAGCAAACGGGCAACACCTTGGTTGCCATGGTCGGCAATAAATCCTCTTTCCTTGCCGAACAGGCGGATTATATTTTGGACACGAGCATCACACGCGAAGCTTGCCCGAACAATTTGGCACCGACGACAAGTACCACCGTACAGTTGGCCATGGGCGATGCCATCGCAGTATGCTTGCAGAACCTTCGCCAATTTACGGATCAGGATTTTGCTAAATACCACCCTGGAGGAGCGTTGGGAAAACAGCTGTACCTGAAAGTAGGTGATCTTTCTGACCACAACGGATTGCCGGAAGTAGAACAGGATGCCGATGTCCGTTCGGTATTGATCAGCATAACCACCTACCGTTTAGGGGCTACGGTCGTAACGGAACAAGGAAAAATACTGGGAATCATTACTGATGGTGATATCCGACGTATGCTGGAAAAACATACTGATGTGACCGGTTTGACGGCTAAAGACATCATGTCGCTCAACCCCAAGACCATTGACAAAACAGAACTGGCAGCCAGCGCTTTGCATGTCATGCGACAGAATAGCATTTCCCAGTTGGTGGTTACCCACGATGGTGTATATGCGGGAATTATCCACCTTCAGGATATATTGAAGGAAGGAATTATATAA
- the recQ gene encoding DNA helicase RecQ, protein MEIEKSLFDNLQDFFGFDTFKGDQEAIITNILNKKDTFVIMPTGGGKSICYQLPAMMSEGTAIVISPLIALMKNQVDQLRAFGGRDSIAHFLNSSLTKNEVQRVKQDVQDGKTKLLYVAPESLAKEENVSFLRNNKVSFVAVDEAHCISEWGHDFRPEYRKIRQVINEIGDNIPIIALTATATPKVQSDIRKNLQMTDATLFKSSFNRTNLYYEVRPKQDVIKQIVRFIKNNTGKAGIVYCLSRKKVEEIAEVLNINGIKSLPYHAGLDAKTRAETQDKFLMEDIEVIVATIAFGMGIDKPDVRYVIHHDIPKSMEGYYQETGRAGRDGGEGYCLAFYSEKDVEKLTKFMKDKPVSEKEIGTQILKEVIDYSESAVCRRKQILHYFGEKFDETGCNSMCDNCRSQKTYFDAEESLLTVLGFIKEQGDKFDDQHIINVLIGQNNQPISSYKHDTHPLFGSGKEQGVNYWNSLIRQAELADFIKKDIDHYGLLQLTEGGKKYLANPYPLKFILNRPMEMSGTDGADEGAGQTAALDAELLKMLKELRKKLAKQRSLPPFVIFQDPSLDEMCTHYPVTIEELKKIQGVGSGKAMKFGAPFVELIKNYVEENDIDRPQDLVIKSTANKSALKVSIIQNIDRKISLEDIASSKGISYEDMLKEVESIVNSGTKLNIGYFVDEMIDQDRQDEVYDYFRSAENDAIESALDELGEEDYSYEDIQLMRIKFMSELGN, encoded by the coding sequence ATGGAAATAGAAAAATCATTATTTGACAATCTTCAAGATTTTTTCGGCTTCGATACGTTTAAAGGTGACCAAGAAGCTATTATTACAAACATCCTGAACAAGAAAGATACCTTCGTAATCATGCCAACCGGTGGAGGTAAGTCAATCTGTTACCAGCTTCCAGCAATGATGAGCGAGGGGACAGCTATTGTCATTTCTCCATTGATCGCTTTGATGAAGAATCAGGTGGATCAATTGCGTGCCTTTGGCGGCAGGGATAGTATTGCACACTTTTTGAATTCATCGCTGACCAAAAATGAGGTGCAGCGTGTGAAGCAAGATGTGCAGGATGGTAAGACCAAGCTTTTATATGTGGCGCCGGAATCGCTAGCTAAAGAAGAGAACGTAAGTTTCCTGCGAAACAATAAGGTTTCCTTTGTCGCTGTCGATGAAGCACACTGTATCTCGGAATGGGGACACGATTTCCGTCCGGAGTACCGGAAAATCCGCCAGGTTATCAATGAAATCGGTGATAATATCCCGATTATCGCGTTGACAGCAACTGCCACACCGAAAGTACAGTCCGATATCCGCAAGAACTTGCAGATGACGGATGCAACGCTATTCAAATCTTCCTTTAACAGAACTAATCTCTATTATGAGGTGCGTCCGAAGCAGGATGTCATCAAGCAGATTGTCCGTTTCATCAAGAATAATACGGGCAAAGCAGGGATTGTGTACTGTTTGAGCCGGAAGAAGGTGGAGGAGATCGCTGAGGTGTTGAACATCAACGGGATTAAATCCTTACCGTACCATGCCGGTCTGGATGCCAAGACGCGTGCTGAAACTCAGGATAAGTTCCTGATGGAAGATATCGAGGTTATCGTTGCTACGATTGCCTTTGGTATGGGGATCGATAAACCGGATGTACGCTACGTGATCCACCATGATATTCCGAAATCCATGGAAGGCTACTATCAGGAAACCGGTCGTGCCGGAAGGGATGGGGGTGAAGGCTATTGTTTGGCCTTCTATTCCGAAAAGGATGTTGAAAAGCTTACCAAGTTCATGAAAGATAAGCCTGTCTCCGAGAAAGAGATCGGCACCCAAATATTGAAGGAAGTCATTGACTATTCGGAGTCGGCAGTGTGCCGTAGGAAGCAGATTCTGCACTATTTCGGTGAGAAATTCGATGAAACAGGTTGTAACAGTATGTGTGATAACTGCCGTTCGCAAAAGACCTATTTCGATGCAGAAGAATCCTTGTTAACGGTGTTGGGTTTCATTAAGGAACAGGGTGATAAGTTCGACGATCAGCACATTATCAATGTTTTGATCGGGCAGAATAACCAGCCTATTTCTTCCTATAAGCATGATACACACCCATTATTCGGTTCCGGTAAGGAACAGGGGGTTAATTATTGGAATTCCCTGATTCGTCAGGCGGAGCTTGCGGATTTCATCAAGAAAGATATTGATCATTATGGGCTCTTGCAGCTTACTGAGGGTGGAAAGAAATATTTGGCCAATCCATATCCATTGAAGTTCATTTTGAACAGACCGATGGAAATGTCGGGGACAGATGGCGCCGATGAAGGTGCTGGCCAAACGGCGGCTTTGGATGCGGAATTATTGAAGATGTTGAAGGAACTTCGGAAGAAGCTCGCCAAGCAACGGTCTTTGCCTCCATTTGTCATCTTCCAAGATCCTTCCCTGGATGAAATGTGTACCCACTATCCTGTGACCATTGAGGAGCTGAAGAAGATCCAAGGCGTCGGATCGGGTAAGGCCATGAAATTCGGTGCGCCATTCGTGGAATTGATCAAGAATTATGTCGAAGAAAACGATATTGACCGCCCACAGGATCTGGTGATCAAGAGTACGGCGAATAAATCGGCATTGAAGGTGTCCATTATCCAGAATATTGATCGGAAGATCAGTTTGGAAGATATTGCTTCGTCCAAAGGGATCAGCTATGAGGACATGCTGAAGGAAGTGGAGTCCATCGTAAATTCAGGTACGAAGTTGAACATCG